In the Chlorobium limicola DSM 245 genome, one interval contains:
- a CDS encoding TRC40/GET3/ArsA family transport-energizing ATPase, whose protein sequence is MRILTFTGKGGVGKTSVSAATAVRLSELGYRTLVLSTDPAHSLSDSFNLPLGSEPTKIKENLHAIEVNPYVDLKQNWHAVQKFYTGIFKAQGVSGVVADEMTILPGMEELFSLLRIKRYDASGLYDVLVLDTAPTGETLRLLSLPDTLAWGMKAVKNVTKYIVRPLSKPLSKMSDKIASYIPSEDALDSVDQVFDELEDIREILTNNQKSTVRLVMNAEKMSIKETMRALTYLNLYGFKVDMVLVNRLLDTEEDSGYLEKWKTIQQKYLGEIVDGFSPLPVKKLRMYEQEIVGLKALEQFARDMYGDSDPSAMMYDEPPIKFVRTGDIYEVQLKLMFANPVDIDVWVTGDELYVHIENQRKIITLPISLTGLEPGEAYFNNKWLHIPFDLNHHKQNGNRR, encoded by the coding sequence GTTTACAGGAAAAGGCGGCGTCGGCAAAACCAGTGTATCTGCCGCAACTGCCGTGCGTTTGTCGGAGCTCGGGTATCGCACCCTCGTGCTTTCAACCGATCCCGCGCACAGTCTGTCGGATTCCTTCAACCTGCCTCTTGGTTCCGAACCCACAAAGATCAAGGAAAACCTGCATGCCATCGAGGTCAACCCTTACGTTGACCTGAAGCAGAACTGGCACGCCGTGCAGAAATTCTACACAGGCATATTCAAGGCTCAGGGAGTATCGGGTGTCGTGGCTGACGAGATGACCATCCTGCCCGGCATGGAGGAGCTTTTTTCCCTTCTGAGGATTAAACGATATGATGCCTCAGGCCTTTACGATGTGCTTGTCCTCGATACCGCACCGACAGGCGAAACCCTGCGGCTGCTCTCTCTGCCGGATACGCTCGCATGGGGCATGAAAGCCGTCAAGAATGTCACAAAATACATTGTCCGGCCGCTCAGCAAGCCGCTATCGAAGATGTCCGATAAAATCGCAAGTTACATTCCCTCTGAAGATGCGCTTGATTCGGTCGATCAGGTTTTTGACGAACTCGAGGATATTCGCGAAATTCTGACCAATAACCAGAAATCAACGGTACGTCTGGTGATGAATGCGGAAAAGATGTCCATCAAGGAGACCATGCGGGCGCTTACCTATCTGAACCTCTACGGGTTCAAGGTCGATATGGTGCTGGTCAACCGGTTGCTCGATACCGAGGAGGACAGCGGATATCTCGAGAAATGGAAGACGATCCAGCAGAAATATCTCGGTGAAATCGTGGACGGCTTTTCGCCGCTTCCGGTCAAGAAGCTCAGGATGTACGAGCAGGAGATCGTCGGGCTCAAGGCGCTCGAGCAGTTTGCCCGCGATATGTACGGCGACAGCGATCCATCGGCCATGATGTATGACGAGCCCCCAATCAAGTTCGTCCGAACCGGGGATATCTATGAGGTGCAGTTGAAGCTCATGTTCGCCAATCCGGTCGATATCGATGTATGGGTGACCGGCGATGAGCTCTATGTGCATATCGAAAACCAGCGCAAAATCATCACGCTTCCGATCAGCCTCACCGGACTTGAACCTGGAGAAGCATACTTCAACAACAAGTGGCTGCACATTCCCTTTGACCTCAATCATCACAAGCAGAACGGAAACCGAAGATAG
- a CDS encoding carboxy terminal-processing peptidase — translation MLGKSLLCIFLAFATVIPAAAGAPAKSSPVRTVKPLVPTAAQDEAGVHIRQFLLDRHYRKVSPNDSLSVEIFNRYIDILDGRRSYFIAGEVDSLRQLYGNRLDDEFLAGKADAGFAIYNLFVRRAGEKVLFMKNTANTVKFNFTVPDTLDLDRKTDPWPGDRKQLTDLWTKELKYQWLDLKSSGKRERSIRAELVKNLAGRLNLLNRQKPEDAFHAYMSALTTSFDPHTSYFSHDEFENFQIGLSRSLEGIGARLQSENDYIVVNEVIPGGPAFKSRVLKKGDKIIGVGQGKTSEIIDITGWRINDAVGLIRGKKGSIVRLKVLPASQAGRGAAKIIQLVRDKINLEEEAASKEVIRINGRKIGIIAIPSFYLDFTAQKNKEGNFNSTSRDVLRILGELNAEGVDGIVLDLRDNGGGSLEEAVNVTGLFIPQGPVVQISSASGRTVVLGDKDVRVLYGGPLAVLVNRYSASASEIVAAAIQDYGRGVIIGERTFGKGTVQSLVNLPDPSVSTSGGSGLGEIKLTMAKFYRISGGSTQHKGVEPDIFMPSMIDIATIGEDTYTSSLPWTTIPPSMYQITGEITPETVAFLRQRERDRSSGNLQYQDYLRDLATLDRIRKKKGIVLQDAAFKSEAEEIKKIEKKWSADREAPKSSLNDVLLTESASVVVDLEERAR, via the coding sequence ATGCTTGGCAAAAGCCTGCTCTGCATTTTCCTGGCATTTGCAACGGTCATTCCGGCAGCCGCCGGAGCGCCGGCAAAATCCTCTCCCGTTCGAACCGTAAAGCCGCTTGTTCCAACGGCTGCACAGGATGAGGCCGGAGTACATATCAGACAATTTCTTCTCGACAGGCACTATAGAAAGGTATCGCCGAACGACTCTCTTTCCGTGGAAATTTTCAATCGCTATATCGACATTCTTGACGGAAGACGCAGCTATTTCATTGCCGGAGAAGTCGATAGCCTGAGGCAGCTTTACGGAAACCGGCTCGATGACGAATTCCTTGCCGGCAAAGCCGACGCCGGATTTGCCATATATAACTTGTTTGTAAGGCGGGCCGGCGAGAAGGTGCTCTTCATGAAAAATACCGCCAATACGGTAAAGTTCAATTTTACCGTTCCCGATACCCTCGATCTCGATCGCAAGACCGATCCGTGGCCTGGAGACCGGAAGCAATTGACCGATTTGTGGACAAAAGAGTTGAAGTACCAGTGGCTCGACCTGAAATCGTCGGGGAAACGTGAACGGAGCATACGCGCAGAGCTCGTAAAGAACCTTGCCGGCAGACTCAATCTTCTGAACCGCCAGAAACCGGAAGATGCTTTCCATGCCTATATGTCGGCGCTGACCACATCGTTTGATCCGCATACCAGTTATTTTTCGCACGATGAGTTCGAAAACTTTCAGATCGGTCTGAGCCGTTCGCTCGAGGGTATAGGAGCCAGGCTGCAGAGTGAAAACGACTATATCGTCGTCAATGAGGTTATTCCCGGAGGCCCGGCATTTAAAAGCCGTGTTCTGAAAAAAGGCGATAAAATTATTGGCGTCGGGCAGGGCAAGACGTCGGAAATTATTGATATAACCGGATGGAGGATCAACGACGCCGTTGGACTGATACGCGGCAAGAAAGGTTCGATCGTCCGTCTGAAAGTCCTGCCGGCAAGCCAGGCAGGCAGAGGCGCGGCAAAAATCATTCAGCTCGTACGCGACAAAATCAACCTTGAAGAGGAAGCCGCGAGTAAAGAGGTTATCCGGATAAACGGACGCAAAATCGGTATTATCGCCATTCCGTCATTCTATCTTGATTTTACTGCCCAGAAAAACAAGGAAGGCAATTTCAACAGCACAAGCCGCGATGTCCTGAGAATTCTCGGCGAGCTCAATGCGGAGGGCGTGGACGGCATTGTTCTCGATCTTCGGGATAACGGCGGCGGTTCACTTGAAGAGGCGGTAAACGTTACCGGCCTGTTCATTCCTCAGGGTCCGGTTGTGCAGATCAGCAGCGCATCGGGAAGAACGGTTGTTCTCGGCGACAAGGACGTTCGTGTGCTCTACGGCGGCCCTCTTGCGGTGCTGGTCAACCGTTACAGCGCCTCGGCTTCGGAAATCGTGGCGGCGGCAATCCAGGATTACGGAAGAGGGGTGATTATCGGAGAGAGAACGTTCGGAAAAGGAACGGTTCAAAGTCTCGTCAATCTCCCGGATCCTTCCGTTTCGACTTCGGGCGGCTCCGGACTTGGAGAGATCAAGCTCACGATGGCAAAATTTTACCGGATTTCCGGTGGCAGCACCCAGCACAAGGGGGTTGAACCGGATATCTTCATGCCCTCGATGATCGATATCGCCACTATCGGCGAAGATACCTATACCAGCAGTCTGCCGTGGACGACGATTCCGCCTTCGATGTATCAGATAACCGGGGAGATAACGCCCGAAACAGTAGCATTTCTCAGGCAAAGAGAGCGTGATCGCTCATCAGGGAATCTGCAGTATCAGGATTATCTGCGCGATCTTGCCACCCTTGACCGTATTCGGAAGAAAAAGGGTATTGTGCTGCAGGATGCGGCTTTCAAATCGGAAGCGGAAGAAATCAAAAAGATCGAAAAAAAGTGGAGCGCCGACCGGGAGGCACCGAAGAGTTCCCTGAACGATGTACTGCTGACCGAATCGGCTTCGGTTGTCGTCGATCTTGAAGAGCGTGCCCGCTGA
- a CDS encoding sodium:calcium antiporter, which yields MPDYFFLIAGIGCAAFGGELFLRGAVGTASALRIAPAIIGVTVAAFATSSPEFSVAVSSGLAGRSQISLGDALGSNIVNIALILGIALLISDIPVSSGTIRRDVSAAVLIPLLTGFFLLDGTLSRLDGLLMLCMFIAWLSAAVLEAARQRNSNESGAGGTGAMNPALFAIGGLVLLVLSGRLIVTGATGIARAFGLDEFIIGATVVALGTSMPELASLVIARLRGHDEIGLGTILGSNIFNGLFIVSVAAILSPVRPPLPEVLPALAFGLLSVLIALPWRSSGRIRRVQGVFLLLLYALYMVTVYLLRP from the coding sequence ATGCCTGACTATTTCTTTCTGATTGCCGGTATCGGGTGTGCCGCGTTCGGCGGAGAACTCTTTCTTCGCGGGGCAGTCGGCACGGCATCGGCTCTCCGGATCGCTCCGGCGATCATCGGGGTTACGGTAGCTGCGTTCGCCACCTCGAGCCCGGAATTTTCCGTCGCGGTCAGTTCGGGACTTGCGGGCAGATCGCAGATATCCCTCGGCGATGCTCTTGGGAGCAATATCGTCAACATCGCACTCATTCTGGGTATCGCTCTGCTCATATCGGACATTCCCGTCTCATCGGGTACGATAAGGCGTGACGTATCGGCTGCCGTGCTCATTCCTCTGTTAACCGGGTTTTTTCTGCTCGACGGCACGCTTTCGAGGCTTGACGGATTGCTCATGCTCTGCATGTTTATCGCATGGCTCTCGGCGGCGGTACTCGAAGCTGCCCGCCAGAGGAATTCGAACGAAAGCGGTGCCGGCGGCACAGGCGCCATGAACCCCGCGCTTTTCGCAATCGGCGGCCTCGTCCTGCTCGTCCTGTCCGGCCGGCTGATCGTTACCGGAGCTACCGGTATCGCACGTGCGTTCGGGCTGGACGAGTTCATCATCGGCGCAACCGTTGTCGCTCTTGGTACCTCCATGCCGGAACTGGCCTCTCTTGTGATTGCCAGACTTCGGGGGCACGATGAAATCGGTCTCGGTACGATTCTCGGCAGCAATATCTTCAACGGATTGTTCATTGTTTCCGTAGCAGCGATTCTAAGCCCTGTGCGCCCCCCTCTGCCTGAAGTGCTTCCCGCGCTTGCTTTCGGACTTCTCTCGGTACTCATCGCACTTCCCTGGCGGAGCAGCGGCCGAATCAGAAGAGTACAGGGAGTGTTTCTGCTGCTTCTCTATGCCCTCTATATGGTAACGGTGTATCTGCTGCGTCCGTAA
- a CDS encoding AbrB/MazE/SpoVT family DNA-binding domain-containing protein encodes MLIATMTGKGQVTIPKKVRDAFDLHPGDKIEFVIEKEGVITVRPIKKTVDDVFGKLFNAARTPLSVRAINEAIKRKVKNESGGQIDESV; translated from the coding sequence ATGCTCATTGCAACAATGACCGGAAAGGGCCAGGTGACGATTCCAAAAAAAGTTCGGGATGCTTTCGACCTGCATCCTGGCGACAAGATCGAGTTCGTGATTGAAAAAGAGGGGGTGATTACCGTCAGGCCGATCAAGAAAACCGTTGATGATGTTTTCGGCAAGCTTTTCAACGCTGCAAGAACGCCGTTATCGGTCAGAGCCATAAACGAGGCTATCAAAAGAAAAGTGAAAAACGAATCGGGCGGGCAAATCGACGAAAGCGTCTGA
- a CDS encoding DUF1499 domain-containing protein, whose product MNMHLPAAEINCIANKTVMDIINEFIGALTDTVSGLWPVPEEKPRLVDGKLRSCPGTPNCVCSEKGTDGERVDPLAYSDDPEAAWHRLQQVVLAMGGKIERTEGDYLWSTFLVPVFGFVDDVEFRFDRNTGCIHVRSASRLGISDLGVNRRRIEDIRRKFSGLNVP is encoded by the coding sequence ATGAATATGCATCTGCCTGCAGCAGAAATTAATTGTATTGCCAACAAGACGGTTATGGACATCATCAACGAATTTATCGGCGCTCTGACTGATACGGTGTCCGGGTTATGGCCTGTGCCAGAAGAAAAACCCCGATTGGTCGACGGCAAGCTCCGGTCATGCCCTGGTACTCCGAACTGCGTGTGCAGCGAGAAGGGTACCGACGGTGAGCGTGTGGATCCTCTGGCGTACAGTGATGATCCTGAGGCGGCATGGCATCGTTTGCAGCAGGTTGTATTGGCAATGGGCGGGAAAATTGAACGAACAGAAGGCGACTACCTGTGGTCGACTTTTCTTGTGCCGGTTTTCGGGTTCGTCGATGACGTGGAGTTCCGGTTTGACCGGAATACGGGGTGCATTCACGTACGTTCGGCTTCGAGGCTTGGAATTTCCGACCTTGGTGTCAACCGGAGACGTATTGAGGATATTCGCAGAAAGTTTTCAGGGTTGAATGTGCCTTGA
- a CDS encoding M14 family metallopeptidase, translating to MEHLNHMHPPDLHLFDRLPDGFTGIGTEKLDSILPGPSLIRIEGENGSPLFVSILLHGNETTGFTAMQQLLAGYGAPHCALPRPLLLFVGNVAAAVRGVRKLEGQADYNRIWQGERYPEHLLARHVLAEIVKAAPIAGIDLHNNTGKNPHYGCINRLDHSSLSLARRFSKTIVWFTEPHEVLAVALSAICPAVTLECGVSGDAAGTKHVENYLRHCLELPEESLFTPPANHHNDLFHTTARMLLSEGIRPGFGRCSDETDVCFREDLETLNFERVPVGTELGLYRNGVPPIMVIDNLNRNVTDRYLLFTENRILTRVPVVPSMFTSDVKVILQDCLGYIMEPYEAEW from the coding sequence ATGGAGCATCTGAACCACATGCATCCGCCTGATCTGCACCTGTTCGATCGATTGCCCGACGGGTTCACCGGAATCGGTACCGAAAAACTCGACTCGATTCTCCCGGGCCCTTCGCTCATCCGTATCGAGGGCGAAAATGGGTCGCCACTCTTCGTTTCGATCCTGCTGCACGGCAACGAAACCACAGGGTTTACAGCCATGCAGCAACTCCTCGCCGGATACGGCGCTCCCCACTGCGCGCTGCCGAGACCGTTGCTGCTGTTTGTCGGCAACGTCGCCGCTGCCGTACGGGGCGTGAGGAAACTCGAAGGTCAGGCCGATTACAATCGTATCTGGCAGGGGGAACGATATCCGGAACACCTGCTGGCACGGCATGTTCTGGCAGAAATCGTCAAGGCGGCTCCAATTGCCGGTATCGACCTGCACAACAACACCGGAAAAAATCCGCACTATGGTTGTATCAACCGGCTCGACCACAGCTCCCTCTCACTCGCCCGGCGGTTCAGCAAAACCATCGTCTGGTTTACGGAACCGCACGAAGTCCTTGCTGTCGCGCTCTCCGCGATTTGCCCGGCGGTTACACTTGAATGTGGAGTGTCAGGCGATGCGGCAGGGACAAAGCATGTCGAAAATTATCTCCGGCATTGCCTTGAACTGCCTGAGGAGAGCCTTTTCACTCCACCGGCCAACCACCACAACGATCTCTTTCATACCACCGCAAGGATGCTCCTCTCTGAAGGAATCCGGCCCGGATTCGGCCGGTGCTCTGATGAAACGGATGTCTGTTTTCGTGAGGACCTCGAAACGCTCAATTTCGAGAGGGTGCCGGTAGGAACGGAACTGGGGCTTTACCGCAACGGCGTTCCCCCGATCATGGTCATCGACAACCTCAACCGCAACGTCACCGACCGCTACCTGCTTTTCACCGAGAACCGTATTCTCACCAGGGTGCCGGTTGTACCGTCTATGTTCACCAGTGATGTGAAGGTTATTCTGCAGGATTGCCTCGGCTATATCATGGAGCCTTACGAAGCAGAATGGTAA